The genomic window GAGGAGAGCCGAGACAAGACTTTCCTCTTGCGGTGCTACCGAGGCCAGAGCAGCATGAGCGGATTGTTCCGATGAAATCCCGCGCCGTGCTCGTCTTAGGCATGCACCGCTGTGGGACCAGCGCCCTGACCCGCTGTCTTGGCCTTCTGGGTGTCGAGCTCGGTTCGGAGCTCATCGAGCCGGCTGCGGACAATCCGACCGGCTTTTGGGAGGACGGGAGGTTTCTCTCGATCAATCAGCGGTTGACCCAGCTCTTGGGAGAGGAGGGTCGCTGGTGGGAGTATCTTTTGCCTCCGGAAGTTCCCCTCTCTTCCTCTGGGGTCCGCTCCTTGATCGCCGAGGCGGTCGAAGAGATCGAGCGGAGGTTTGCCCCCTTCCCCCTGTGGGCCCTCAAGGATCCAAGGACCCTGCGGGTGCTTCCGTTTTGGGAGGAGGTGCTCCACCAAGCGGGGGTTGGGGGGGAGGTGGTCCTCGCCGTCCGCCATCCGCTCGCCTGCGCGCACTCGCTTTTGCGGCGCGACGGCATCCCAGAGGACCGCTCCCTGCTGCTCTGGACGAGCCAATATCTTGCGCATTGGCCGCGGCTTGCGGCGAGACCCTTTCTGGCGGTCGATTACGACCGGGTCCTGGAAGAGCCGGAGCGGGAGCTGCGACGGCTCTGCGGCCGGCTGGGATTGCCCTGGTCCAAGGCGGCGCTGGCGGAGGCGCGCACATTCCTCCAGCCCGAGCTCCGGCATAGCCGTTTTGTCCTCCGGGATCTGAGGGAGCGGCCCGATGTTCCCCCTCTGGTCGTGGAGACCTTCGAGGCGCTCGAGGAGCTTTGCGTCCATCCGGAGGCCAAGACGGCTTCCGCCCGGATGGCAGCGCTGCATGCCGAGTTTGGGCGAATGGTTCCGCTCCTGCGCACTCTCGATGGGGAGATGAGCGTCGCGCGCCGGTCGAGGCAGGAGCTCTCAGCCGTGCGTGGGCTCGTAGAGGCGCGCGACCGGGAGCTCGCCCAATTGCACGAGGAGCGGACGGAAGCGGGGAGCTGGCGATGGCTCGACCGGCTGCGGGGGGAGCGATCCTTTCGCGGGTGCCCCAAGCCGCGATGGGCTCCTCCGCTCGCGCTTCGCCAACGAAATGGTGAGAGGAGGTCGGCGGCGCAGGAGGTTGCGCACGGAGACGCGGGCGGGCGAAGGGAAATAGCTTCCGGCGGCGCTCTCTTGGGGCTCTTGCCCTGGCATCCCCTCGCAGCGGAACGCCCCCTCTTCCGTTCCGGGCTCTCGAGCTGGACGGAGCACATCCCCTTTGCGTTCTGGCTGGTGGCGGCTCTTCGGCCGAAGGTCGTGGTCGAGGTCGGGACGACGAGTGGGGATTCCTATCTGGCGTTCTGCCAGGCGATCGAGGCCCTTTCCCTGCCCGCTCGGGCTCATGCGGTCGATGCCTCGAACGAAGAGGAGGGGAGGTGTGGAGGTGGCTGTGATGAGGAGCTCAAGCGATGTCACGACGAGCGCTACGGCCGCTTCTCGCGCCTGCTCTGGATCCAATCTGATGGGGCCGTCTCCTTCTTCTCGGAGGGGAGCATCGACCTCCTCCATCTTGCCGGTTGCCCCCGCTACGAGGTGATGCGGGAGGAATTTTCCCGCTGGCGACCCAAGGTGAGCCGGGGCGGGGTCGTCCTGCTTCCCGGCGTGACGGAATGGCGCAACGGCTGCGGCGTCTGGCGGCTTTGGAACGAGCTGCGGGAGGTTTACCCCTCCTTTCTCTTTCCTCATGCCGGCGGACTCGGGGTGCTGCGGATCGGCCCGGAGGCTCCGGAGGCCATTCGGAGGCTGGTCACTCTTTCCGGCAGCCGGGCCGCGCGGGTGCGCCGGTGCTTTGAGCAGTTGGGGAAGGAGGTCGCCTCCGGATCGGCCGGAGGGGCGGAGCCGCGGGAGCGCGGCCGGGGCTCTTTGGAGCCAAAAAGCCCGCGGGACGAGACCCTCGCAGAGCCCGCATTGATTCTTGAGGCGATTCGAAGAGATCCAGCATGGCGGCTTCTCAGGGGGATGCGCATGCTCTCCCGGCGCTCGGGAGAGCTCTTGACCCGGGCGCATGCGCTCGCCCACGACTTGGCCGACGAAGGGCTGCCGAGCTCCAGCCGGTGGCAAGCGCTGGCGGCGCTCGAGCCGGCGGTGAAAAGCCTTGCGAGCTCTCGGAGCTTTCGGATCTTCGCCGACTTGGCAACGACCTCCCGCCGCTTCGTTCGCGGGGATCGGGAAGGGGTCGCGGCCCAGCTGCGGGACGCCTTGCGGATGAGCTTCCCGGTGCTCCTGCCCGCAGCGGGAGCCGGGGAAGTGCTTCCGTGGCGGGACAGCCTCGGCTTCCCCTTGGGGGTCGGCGGAGAAAAGGGGGCGGTGCTCGAGCGGTATCGGGCCGCCTTGGACGGGTTTCTACAGCGGGGCGATCGGCTAGCGCTGCCTTTGGCCGCGGAGCCGGAGATCTCGATCGTGCTGGTGCTCTTCAATCAAGCGGAGCTGACCTATGCCTGCCTGCGTTCCCTGGCGATCCATCTGGCCCTTCCGGTTGAGGTGATCCTGGTCGATAACGCCTCCACCGACCGGACGGGGGAGCTTCTCCAGCGGGTCAAGGGGGTCCGGCTGCTCCGCAACGGGGAAAACCTCCACTTTCTGCGGGCGGCCAATCAGGGAGCGGCTGCCGCCCGCGGGCGCCTGCTGCTCTTCTTGAACAACGATGCGCAAATTCTTCCGGAGACCGTCGAAGCCGCTCGGGAGGCGCTCGAAAGCGATCCCGCCGTCGGTGCGGTGGGAGGCCGGATCGTCAACCTCGAGGGGCGGCTTCAGGAAGCAGGATCGTTTGTCTGGGGCGATGGGACGCCGCAAGGCTACGGGCGGGGGGATAGCCCGCTGCGGAGGAACTACCTCTTCCGGCGGGAGACCGATTACTGCTCCGGGGCCTTTCTCCTGACCTATGCTGCGCTCTTCCGCGAGATGGGTGGATTGGACGAAGTCTTTGCCCCCGCCTATTTCGAAGAGGCGGACTACTGCCTCCGCCTTTGGGAGAGGGGCAGGCGAGTGCTCTATGAGCCAGAGGCGGTCGTCCTCCACTGGGAGTTTGGAAGCTCGGATGCCAAGAGCGCCTCGGGGCTGATGGAACGGAATCGCCAGCTTTTCGTGGAGCGTCATCGTTCCTTCCTGGAGGGGCGGCCACCCCCTCGGCCGGGTCCGCTTCTGGCGCCGATCGCTCCGCGCGCCCGGGTCCGGCTTCTCTATGTCGACGACCGGGTGCCCCGACCGGAGCTCGGGGCGGGCTATCCGCGGGCCAACGCCATCGTGCGGGAGCTGGTCGGCTGGGGCGCGCAGGTCACCCTCTTCCCGATGAGCGGAGCCTGGGAGGATTGGGAGGAGATCTACTGGAATCTGCCTCGGGAGGTCGAGGTGCTTCGGGGGATGGACGCCTCTGTCCTCCAATCCCACCTGGAAGCTCGGGCCGGCGCGTACGACCTGGCCTGGATTTCCCGACCCTACAATATGGCCCGGCTTTCCGCGATCGACGGAAGGAAGAGGCTTCTGGCCGGGTCGCGGCTGGTGTACGATGCCGAGGCCGTCTTCGCGCTTCGGGAGATTCGGCAAGCCGAGATCGTGCAGGGAAGAGCTGTGCCGGGAGCGGAGGAGCGGCGGCGGATCGGCCAGGAAATTGCCTGGGCTCGGAGCGCCGACCGGGTCGTGGCGGTGTCGGAGGAGGAGGCCCAGGAGTTCCGGCGGCGGGGCATCGACCAAGTTCGGGTAATTGGCCATGCGCTCCCGCCCGCGCCGACGAGAGCCTCCTTCGCGGAGCGGAAGGATTTCCTCTTGGTGGGAGCGGTTCGCGACTGGCAGGGCCCCAACGGCGATGCCCTCCTCTGGTTTGCCCAGAAGGTGTTCCCGAAGGTTCGGGAAGGATTGGCGGCGGCTCCCCCCAGGCTCGTCGTGGTCGGCGACGGGAGCGATTCCCCGGAGCTGCTGCGTCGTCTCGGTCCGGGGACGGTGGGGATCGGGACCGTGGCCGACTTGACTCCCTACTACGAGCGGGCTCGCGTCTTCGTGGCGCCGACCCGGTTTGCCGCGGGCATCCCGATGAAGGCGCACGAGGCGGCCGCACGGGGGGTACCGATGGTCGCGAGCTCGCTCATCGCTCATCAGCTCGGCTGGAGGACGGGGGAGGAGCTCCTGAGCGCCCCGGTGGAGGACGAGGAGGCCTTTGCCGCAGCGTGCCGGAACCTCTACACCGATCCCCTGCTCTGGGAGCGGGTGCGGGCCGGGGCGCTTGCTTCCGTAACTCGGGATTGCGATCCCAAGCGGTTCAGGGAAGCCATTCAGGCGCTGCTCGACGAGCTGGCCGCACCGAAGCTGCCGCGCTAAGGAATCGGCTAGCCTGGGCAGAGCGTCTTCGGGCGGACTTCCCGCGCCTTATCGGACAACCTTCTCCGCTTCTTGCGGCCTGCCCTTCGCTCCGGCTCCCCCTTCCTGCTCCAGCCAGAAGAGCACCTCCTGGACCACGGCCTGCGGCTCGATTCCGGTCAAGCAGGCCTTGGCGTGCGGACAGTGGGTTGCATAACAGGGGGAACAGGAGATCGGAATGTGGAGCAGGCTCACCCGGTTGCCGACCGGATGGGCCATCCTCCAGTCGACGACTCCTGAAAAAACGATCACGGTGGGAATCCCGAGTGCTGCGGCGATGTGGCCCAATCCCGAATCGTTTCCGACGAAGACCTGAGCAGAGGCGAGGAGGCTCGGGATCTCTTCCAAGGAAACCTGCCCGACCAGGTTCCGACAGCGCGAAGGGGAAAGGTTGCGGAGGAGGGCTTCGGATGCCTCGCGTTCCGCGCGGCCACCAACGAGCAGGAGGGGGCAATCGTGTTCGGTCGTCAAGAGGGTGCAGAGGCGGGAGAAATGCTCGAGTGGCCATGCCCGGAGCGGGTCTCCGCAGCCGGGAGCAACGGCGATGAGCCGGGGCATGCCCCCGACTGCGGCCGTCCCTCGCAGAAAATCCGGCAGGCAAGAGCAGGGGTCCTGGAGGGCCGCGCGAATGGCTTCGATGAGGAGCAGTGCGGAGGAGCGACGATGGGTTGGTGCGTGTTCGTTCCCGGACATCTCTCCGTTCGGGAGTGCGATATCGAGGACGACGTCGGCCCCGGCGGCGGCAAAGCCCGCGCGAAGCTTGGCCGGGACATGGGAGAGCAGGAAGCGGGTATCGGGGTCGGTCCGCAGGTCAACGGCCAGGTCGAACTCACCCAGCGAGCGGGTGAGCGTTGCAAGCTGCTCTCCCGCCGAGAGGTTGGGCCCCCGCCACTCTCCGGAGCGCTCGGGGAAGAAGGCGAACGGGATGATCTGCTGGAAGAAGCCGAGCCTCTGTGCCAGGGGAACGTTCCACGGGCCGCAGAGCAGGGTAATTTCCGCATTTGGCCAGGAGCGGCGGAGCATCTCGCTGGCTGCTATCCGGTTGAGGAAGTCCCCGATGTGATCGAGCTGGAGGACCACGATCCGCCGGATCTCCTCCACGCGCCCGCGAAGTCCTTGGATTCCCGAGAGGCGGAGGACCTCGAGGGGGCCGCAGCTTGGCTCGGGCGGCGCGGGTCTCGCCTCCGTTCCGTTGGTAAAGGTCTGGATCGATCCCTCCGCCGTCTCTTCCCGGCGTGCGAAGGTCGTGCGCAGCGCCCGCTCGATTCGGCGCAGCGGCTCGCGCTCCCGTTTCCGATGCAGCCGGTCGACTTCCCGTTGGAGTTGCTCGTTATACCGCTGAAGCTGCTTGACCTGATCTCGGAGCGTGCGGAGCTCCTCTACCTGCGAATATGCCGTGAACTCGTCGAAGACGTTGGGCGGAAGAGCGAGCCGTTCCCGGAGGGCGCTTCGCTCCTTCGCCACGTAGAACCGGTTGAGGCCGTCGAAGTAGGCAAAGAGATAATCCTTGGCCAGCAGGAGAGGCTCCCACTCCTCGTGGGAAGGTTCCTGGCTGTTCGGCTTCGTGGCTTCCACAAGGATGATCCAGGGACGAACGACCTGGAAGGCAAACCCCCGCAATGCGTCGGCTTCCGCTCCCTCGCAGTCGATCTTGAGGAAGTGGATCGTGTCGATCCGGTGCTCCTCGACGATCTCGTCGAGCGTCCGGACGACAACGCTTACGGGCTGAAAAACGGCGCCGAGTCGCTTCCGGTGCTCAAGAGCATACTCCTCGCGAACCGTGCTCAAGCCGGATCCGGAGATCTGCCAGAACGGGAGCTTCCCGCGCCGGGCTCCGGCCGCCACCGGGAGATTGATGTCGCGCGGCCTTGCGGTCGCCAGCTTTTGCCAAAAGTGAGGGTCGGGCTCGAGGTTGATCCCCCTCCACCCATTGTCGTAGAAATGCTTGGTGACCGAGTCGGTTACCGGGTCTCCGGCCCCGACGTCAACGTAGAAGCCGAGCGGAAGGTCGGCAAGCGCCCTTCGGAGGACGACGTCCTCGAAGTTCTCCGCGTAGGAAATCCAGGCCATCCTCTCCTCCCGACTAATGGGCCCGGATCAGCATGGCGGAAGGGAGTGCACGGCCTGGTTGTGCATCGTCTGCACGCAGTGTCCGAAACAACGCATCTTCGGTCGCAGTTCGCTCCACACCGCGGGGGAAGCAGCCGGGAACCTGGGAAGTTCGTACGCTTTCCCGTGGAAAAAACAAGCTCATTTCCCCCGCAACACCGCAACCGCCGTCTCACCATCGGGTGGCGCGCTACGGCAACTGCGTCACGCTCTTCGAACGAGCGACCGGTTGCGCTCTTCGGACGGGAAGGGAGGCGGCCTGGGGGGAGGAGCGGAGCTGGGCGCCGACGCGGGTGATGTTCTGAAGGACCGTGGGGTTGTTCGGCTGGAGGAGGAAGGCCTTGCTGTACGCCTGCAGCGCCTCCCGGCGGCGGCCGAGCTTCTCGCAAGCGACTCCCAGGTTGTTCCACGCCTCGACATTGCCGGGCTCCAGTGCGAGCGCCTTCCGGTAGGCCGTGACCGCTTCCGGGAAACGGTTGAGCTCGGCGGAAACGACGCCGAGGTTGAACCAGGCGATGCCGCTTGGTGCCAAGCGGCAGATCTTTTCAAATGCCGGGAGCGCCTGGGCGGGGTGGTTGAGATGCTCTTCTTCGGTCCCGAGAGCGAACCAGGCGGCCGGATCGGTCGGGCTCAGCTTCACGGAGCGCCGGTAGGCCGCGAGGGCACGCTTGCGATATCCGGCGGCGGCGTAGGCACGGCCGAGCCGCAGCCAGGCATCGCCTCTGCGGCTCTCGATCGAGGCCGCCTTGCGGAGAGGCGGGATGGCCTCCGTGGGCCTGCCGGCGAGAAGGAGGGCTTCGCCCAGCCGACGCCAGCCTTGCGCCGAGCGTGGGGTCGCTCGCGCCTCCTCACGGAGCAGCGCGAGCTTCTGCTCGAGGGCACGGTTTGCGCTGGAGGGGGCCGGGGAGGGGGAGCCCGAACTCCGCTCGAGGGGGAGCAGGGGAGCGAAGAGGGCCAGAAGCAGCGGCAGGCTCCGCCGGTAGGCGGGGGCCAAGAGGCGGCGGTCCATGTTCTCCAGAGTATGCGAGCAGCGGGTGCCCCTGCCAGAAAGAAAGGAGTCGCGGGCCCGGGAAGCGGGGGGGCATCCCGAGTGGCTCGATTCCCAAAAGGGGAAGCGATCCAAGGGGTTTTTGGCTTGCCAGGAAGCACGGGAAGCGATGATCTTTAAGCACTTTTTCTTATGATCTTGCTGCTGCCGCTCCTCCTCGCGCTCCTGGAGGAGCCGACGGCCTTCTATTCCGCCCCGGAGAAGCAGGAGGTCGTCCCCTATGATCAGGCCTCCCTGGCGGCAAAGCCGGTCGTGGTGGAAAGTGGGGGGATCCGCTACGTCGTGACCGGGAATACGCTCCTCTCCGAGGGAAAGATCGCCGACACGCTTCGGGGTGCCAAGGGTCCGGAGGATGCGGTGAGCCGGCTCAAAGCGGTCTACCAAAGGGCGGGATACTTCTTGGTGACGATCCGGGCGGTCGGTAGGGAGAAGCGGGTCGAGCTCGAGGTGATCGAAGGAAAGATCACGGAGGCCCGGGTCGTTCCCTCCCTGCGCTGGTTCTATGGAGGGCTGACCAACCGCCCCTCGGTGAAGACCAGCGATGTGATCCGGCGCACGGCCAATGCGGAAGCCTATGCCGCCCGGCAGCAGGAGCGGCCGAAGGTGAACTTCGAGCCCGGTACCGATTTTGCGAGCTCGGTGATGGAGGTGGAGACCCGGCCGATCGAAAGCTTTGCTCCGAACCCGCTCAACCAGGCGAACCCGTGGAATGCTTCGGTGGGCTTCGGAAATTACGGGAACCGTTTCTCCGCCCGCTACATGAGCGATGCGGCGGTCGCCTATCGTCCGGGATA from Methylacidimicrobium sp. B4 includes these protein-coding regions:
- a CDS encoding glycosyltransferase, giving the protein MKSRAVLVLGMHRCGTSALTRCLGLLGVELGSELIEPAADNPTGFWEDGRFLSINQRLTQLLGEEGRWWEYLLPPEVPLSSSGVRSLIAEAVEEIERRFAPFPLWALKDPRTLRVLPFWEEVLHQAGVGGEVVLAVRHPLACAHSLLRRDGIPEDRSLLLWTSQYLAHWPRLAARPFLAVDYDRVLEEPERELRRLCGRLGLPWSKAALAEARTFLQPELRHSRFVLRDLRERPDVPPLVVETFEALEELCVHPEAKTASARMAALHAEFGRMVPLLRTLDGEMSVARRSRQELSAVRGLVEARDRELAQLHEERTEAGSWRWLDRLRGERSFRGCPKPRWAPPLALRQRNGERRSAAQEVAHGDAGGRREIASGGALLGLLPWHPLAAERPLFRSGLSSWTEHIPFAFWLVAALRPKVVVEVGTTSGDSYLAFCQAIEALSLPARAHAVDASNEEEGRCGGGCDEELKRCHDERYGRFSRLLWIQSDGAVSFFSEGSIDLLHLAGCPRYEVMREEFSRWRPKVSRGGVVLLPGVTEWRNGCGVWRLWNELREVYPSFLFPHAGGLGVLRIGPEAPEAIRRLVTLSGSRAARVRRCFEQLGKEVASGSAGGAEPRERGRGSLEPKSPRDETLAEPALILEAIRRDPAWRLLRGMRMLSRRSGELLTRAHALAHDLADEGLPSSSRWQALAALEPAVKSLASSRSFRIFADLATTSRRFVRGDREGVAAQLRDALRMSFPVLLPAAGAGEVLPWRDSLGFPLGVGGEKGAVLERYRAALDGFLQRGDRLALPLAAEPEISIVLVLFNQAELTYACLRSLAIHLALPVEVILVDNASTDRTGELLQRVKGVRLLRNGENLHFLRAANQGAAAARGRLLLFLNNDAQILPETVEAAREALESDPAVGAVGGRIVNLEGRLQEAGSFVWGDGTPQGYGRGDSPLRRNYLFRRETDYCSGAFLLTYAALFREMGGLDEVFAPAYFEEADYCLRLWERGRRVLYEPEAVVLHWEFGSSDAKSASGLMERNRQLFVERHRSFLEGRPPPRPGPLLAPIAPRARVRLLYVDDRVPRPELGAGYPRANAIVRELVGWGAQVTLFPMSGAWEDWEEIYWNLPREVEVLRGMDASVLQSHLEARAGAYDLAWISRPYNMARLSAIDGRKRLLAGSRLVYDAEAVFALREIRQAEIVQGRAVPGAEERRRIGQEIAWARSADRVVAVSEEEAQEFRRRGIDQVRVIGHALPPAPTRASFAERKDFLLVGAVRDWQGPNGDALLWFAQKVFPKVREGLAAAPPRLVVVGDGSDSPELLRRLGPGTVGIGTVADLTPYYERARVFVAPTRFAAGIPMKAHEAAARGVPMVASSLIAHQLGWRTGEELLSAPVEDEEAFAAACRNLYTDPLLWERVRAGALASVTRDCDPKRFREAIQALLDELAAPKLPR
- a CDS encoding FkbM family methyltransferase, producing MAWISYAENFEDVVLRRALADLPLGFYVDVGAGDPVTDSVTKHFYDNGWRGINLEPDPHFWQKLATARPRDINLPVAAGARRGKLPFWQISGSGLSTVREEYALEHRKRLGAVFQPVSVVVRTLDEIVEEHRIDTIHFLKIDCEGAEADALRGFAFQVVRPWIILVEATKPNSQEPSHEEWEPLLLAKDYLFAYFDGLNRFYVAKERSALRERLALPPNVFDEFTAYSQVEELRTLRDQVKQLQRYNEQLQREVDRLHRKREREPLRRIERALRTTFARREETAEGSIQTFTNGTEARPAPPEPSCGPLEVLRLSGIQGLRGRVEEIRRIVVLQLDHIGDFLNRIAASEMLRRSWPNAEITLLCGPWNVPLAQRLGFFQQIIPFAFFPERSGEWRGPNLSAGEQLATLTRSLGEFDLAVDLRTDPDTRFLLSHVPAKLRAGFAAAGADVVLDIALPNGEMSGNEHAPTHRRSSALLLIEAIRAALQDPCSCLPDFLRGTAAVGGMPRLIAVAPGCGDPLRAWPLEHFSRLCTLLTTEHDCPLLLVGGRAEREASEALLRNLSPSRCRNLVGQVSLEEIPSLLASAQVFVGNDSGLGHIAAALGIPTVIVFSGVVDWRMAHPVGNRVSLLHIPISCSPCYATHCPHAKACLTGIEPQAVVQEVLFWLEQEGGAGAKGRPQEAEKVVR
- a CDS encoding tetratricopeptide repeat protein is translated as MDRRLLAPAYRRSLPLLLALFAPLLPLERSSGSPSPAPSSANRALEQKLALLREEARATPRSAQGWRRLGEALLLAGRPTEAIPPLRKAASIESRRGDAWLRLGRAYAAAGYRKRALAAYRRSVKLSPTDPAAWFALGTEEEHLNHPAQALPAFEKICRLAPSGIAWFNLGVVSAELNRFPEAVTAYRKALALEPGNVEAWNNLGVACEKLGRRREALQAYSKAFLLQPNNPTVLQNITRVGAQLRSSPQAASLPVRRAQPVARSKSVTQLP